Proteins encoded in a region of the Balaenoptera musculus isolate JJ_BM4_2016_0621 chromosome 5, mBalMus1.pri.v3, whole genome shotgun sequence genome:
- the PCBD1 gene encoding pterin-4-alpha-carbinolamine dehydratase: MTRVALQAEKLDHHPEWFNICDKAHITLSTHECAGLSERDINLASFIEQVAVSMT, translated from the coding sequence ATGACAAGAGTGGCTCTTCAGGCTGAGAAATTGGACCACCATCCTGAATGGTTTAACATTTGCGACAAGGCCCACATCACCCTGAGCACTCATGAGTGTGCGGGCCTTTCAGAACGGGACATAAACCTGGCCAGCTTCATCGAGCAAGTAGCAGTGTCCATGACATAG